The Aeoliella mucimassa genome includes the window TGGTCATGACAAACAGCGCTGCCAGCCATAGGTGCAAACAGTTTTGCAGGGCGCGCTGGTCCTTGCGACTCGCCTGCAAGCGAAGCTTTGAACGACGCATGGAAGTTGCTCGAGTACGGGAATAGTTGAGAAGATGTGTGGGTACTTCGCTGCAGCGAAGACTCACGCGCCTTGGTTGATTAGTAGCAGTGCACCATACGGCACTCCACAAGCTAACCGACAGTGTAAACCCGGCACGCTCCGCCTGGCTACTAGAGTCAGGCTCAACATATCCGAAAAAGAGTCCCTCAACTCAGCTGTTTTGGCAAACTGTGAGGGAAGTCGGAGACAGCAAACGAATCGACGCAGCTGGAGGGGAAAAGCAAAAACCGGCTAAGCCGTACGCGGGAGCGTGCGACTTAGCCGGAGTTTTGTTAGTTAATCGACTGCTGCGCCTTTGATAAGGCTGACAAACTCTTCGTTGGATTTATACTTACCCAACTTCGAGGTGAGCTGCTCCATCGCATCGATGTGATGCATGCTCGACAGGGTTCGTCGTAACATGGTAGCCGCGTGTAGAGTCTCAGGCGGCAAAAGCTTCTCTTCGCGACGCGTGCCCGATTGATCGAGGTCGATCGAAGGCCAGACTCGTCGATCTGCAAGCTTGCGGTCGAGAACCAGCTCCATGTTGCCGGTGCCTTTGAACTCCTGGAAGATCAGGTCGTCCATGCGGCTGCCGGTGTCGATCAGCGCCGTACCGACGATGGTCAGCGAACCACCTTCTTCGAACGCACGGGCGGTTGCGAACAGCTTTTTGGGGATGTCCATCGCTTTGATGTCGACACCACCACTCATAGTACGGCCAGTGTTGCCAACCCACTTGTTGAACGCGCGAGCCAACCGCGTGATGCTGTCCATCAGCAAGAACACGTCTTTGCCCATTTCGGCCAGTCGCTTGCAACGCTCGATCGTGAGCTGCGACAAACGCACATGGCTTTCGACATCCTGGTCGAGGCTACTGGCGAACACTTCGCCATTCACGCTGCGACGCATATCGGTGACTTCTTCCGGCCGCTCGTCGACGAGCAGCATCATCATCGACACTTCAGGATAGTTGGTCGACACAGCTTGGCTAAGCTGTTGCATCAACACGGTCTTACCGGTCCGCGGGGGAGCAACGATCAACGCACGCTGTCCTTTACCTAGCGGGGCCAGCAAGTCAATCACTCGAGTGCTCAGCGGCTCGGGACCGGTTTCCAAGCGAAACCATTCCTCGGGCGTGATCGGGGTAAGTTCGTCGAAGTTTTTCATGCCGACGTAGTCTTCGGGAGCAAGCCCGTCGACATCCAGCAATTCCTTCAATCGAGGCCCTTGGCCCTTGCGATGACGCTGGACCATGCCTTGCAGCAACAGACCCTCGCGAAGGCCATACTTCTCGATCATCGTGCCAGGCACGAATGGATCGCTGCGTTCGCGGGTGAAGTTGGTGCCAGGATCGCGGAGGAATCCGTATCCGTTCGGATGCATCTCCAATACACCAGAGCCAGGTGTCAACGGCAACGGAGTGCCATCATCGGGGAAGCTCTGATCGAGATTCTCGACCACCGCGGTCCCCCGGCGCCCTCCACCACGGTTGCGATTGCGATTATAACGTCGCCCACCGCTTCCGTTGTTGTTATTGTTGTTGCTGTTATTGTTGTTCCGTCCGCGGTAGCGGTTGCTCTTATTCCGTTTACTCATATCTCTCAAAATCCTCTAAACAAGATTGCGAGCCGTTGTGGATCGCGAGGGCACTCTCCTTAAAAAGCCCAGGCGTGGTGCACTCAAGTAGCACACCAACCGACTCTACGAGCAGTGCTAAGGTTAGCGGCACCTGCTCGCTCAACGTGTTGCTTCCAGTCCTAGCTCTCTGTACTTCGAGTACCCCAGAGCGGTGGTTTGGAAAGATTCAAATAACTCACCGGCCATCCCCCGGATGGCCCTCTGCACGGCATTTGTATTCCGCGTAGGTGATTCCCTTGATAGCCGTCGTTACCAAATTGGCTTACGTCGCAGACCTCAAAGGCTTAATCGAACCAAAGTCGCTGCCTTAGTAGCGAATGGGCCCCTTGCCTCCAAGCCTTGGGCGACGTTCATCGGTGGTGAATGGTAGCGCGTAAGAAAGCGCCGGCACCTTCACCTACCAATAGTTGTTTGTAGTTTCCTTCTATAGAGTGAAGTTCCGCCAAGCCTCGTCTGAGCGAAAGCTGGTAGTCCATCTAGCGAATCTTTCCCTCTGAGTCACAGCCGAAAGACTCTTGGGCAATCAAACTCAACATGCATTCCGAGCAGGTTGCCTCGCTTGAAAACAAATACCACCCTCGATCGACGACCATTTGCCTATTTAGCAATAGGGCAGGCTTGCCAAGTGCTCTGGGCAAAGGCCTCGCAGTGTCTGCGTGTCGGACGCCTCTGGACGCTGGGAAGATTCCGCGAAAAGGCGATTCCCTGGCGAAAAAGGCCGACCGACGAACGAAATGGCCTACAGAACCCACCCAACTCGGTGGGCAGGACGCTTAACTCACAAGCAGTATTCGTTATTGCTGGCACCCTGTCAAGCGCGAATTCCACGACTTAGCCACCATTTTCCGCCCTTTACCTACCGGTTTTCCCCAGGTTCTCGTCCAAAACTCCGACGTCGCACACCGCTGCAACCAGCAAAACCCGCAGATTTAACCAAAGCCGCTGCCGTTGCCAGGCCGATATCAACGACGGACTAGCCGATGGAACGCATACGGGGCGACGTGCACCCGTGGCTGCTCTCACGACTCCTCCCCGCAAGCCAAGGTGATTTTCCATGCTGTACAAATACCTTCCGATCATTGCCCTGCTCATGGCACCGTCGGCCCTCGTGGTTGCCCAGTCGACCAGTGCTATCACTTGGCAGAAGGACCTGGACGCCGCCCGGGCGATGGCCGAGCGTGACCAGAAGCTTCTGCTGGTTCACTTCTACAACGATAACTGCAGTCCGTGCCGGATGCTCGACGCAACGGTGTTCAACCAACCGACCGTCGCCGGAGCGGTTCATTCGCATTACGTGCCTGTGAAGCTCAACACCAACGACTTCCCAGCTACTGCTGAGCGGTTTGGCATCACTCGCGTGCCGACGGATGTGGTCATCACTCCACAAGGTCAAGTGATCAAGCGAATGATCTCGCCTGCGACACCGATGGATTACATCACGCAGACATCGAGTCTGGCTCAGGAGCATCATCGTCAGATGGCTCGCAACCTGGTTAACAAAGCCCAAGTAGCAGGAACCTCGCAGCCCGCCAGTGCGGCGATTGCTGCATTCCCAGTGCAGGGCGACAACAACTCGTTCACCAACCAACCGGTTGCTGGTGCTCCCAGCGTTACCAGCAATCCTCACGCTCTGATGGCCATGCCTGCCGCCAATCAGGTTGCTCAGCAAACTCAGCAAACTGCTGCGGCTCCTCGGATCGAGGTTACCCCGATCGACGTGCCAAACCCTTATACCACACCAGCCCAACCAGCCGCTCCGCCCCAGCCACCTGTTAGCCAGGTTGCGATGGCCGAGCCTGCTCAGGTGCCGGCCGTTCCTTCGGCTACTCCTCCAGCTGCTCCTGCACAAACTCCGGCTGCTGCACAGCCAGCTGTCGCGAGTGCTGCACCGCAGTTGCCCGCGGGTTCGCCTCCGGTTGGTTTCTTCGGCTACTGCCCTGTGACCATGAAGAACGAAGGCCGCTGGCAGAAGGGCGACGTCCAATGGGGTTGCTACCACCGCGGACGGACCTACCTGTTTGCTTCGCAAGCAGCTCGTGACCAGTTCTTCGCCAACGGAGATGCCTACGCCCCAGCACTCTCGGGCATCGACCCAGTCGCTGCGATCGACTCGGGTCGCGTCGTAGAAGGCAAGTCGTCCTACCTGCTCGAGTGCGGCGGACAACTCTACCTGTTCGAGAGCGAAGAGAACCTGGCCAAGTTCAGCTCGCAAGCCGATCGCTACGTGGCAGGCATTCGCCAGGCCATGGCTCAGGCTCCTACCGGACAAACCTTGCGGTAACGCCTGATTCGCGTTCGCGCGACAAACTCAATACCTGAAATCACCACATGGCGAGAGCAGCTGCTGCTCTCGCCATGTTGCGTTCTAGCTTGGTTCGGTTCGCGTTTAACCTTCGCCTTTAATCGTCTTCTGCAGCTGAATGACCTGGGCCCGCACTTCTTCCATACTGGGGTTCAGTCGCAGAGCTCGGCGGAATGCTTCGAGAGCCGACACCGGATTGTCGAGCAGCATGTAGCACTGCCCCATGCCAGCGGCGGAGGTAAAGTGGTAAGGGTTGATCTCGAGCGCCTGATGCGAGTCGCGAATCGCTGCGTCGTATTGTCCCAGGTGATAGTAAGCAGTACCGCGTTGGCACCATGCTTCAGCAATCCAAGGCGACTCGTGAATCAACTCAGTCGACAGGTCGATCGCCCGCTCGTAGTTCTTGGTTTGATTCAGTCGAATGATTGTCCGCAACGTGAGTCGTTGTTCGCGACTCCCCACTCGGCACCAAATGTCGCGGATGCCATTCTCGGCAATCGTACGCACACCGCGGTCGCGGTCGATCAGCGCCCGCCCCATGATGGCGTTCGAGCTGTAGTCGCCCATAAAGCCGATGGCCAAAATGGCTCCCCGGCGAGCGATGCGGTCCCCCATGGCCGAAATACGTTCTAGCGTTGCACAAGTATACCGACGAGCAACACGGTGAATGAACGTTGCAGAGTCCTGCTGGTCGAGGTACTCGTGATAATACTTGACCAGAATGGGAGCGCGTGACGACTGTGATTCCACGTTAGTTTACTCCTGCATAACCTCTTGAGTCTGTCTATCTCAATGACGCTGTCGCGGCGAATGCTTGCCAACTTGCTGGATATAATTCGCCGGTTCGCGTTGCACTGTCCGGCTTTCTGCCGACGTTGCTTCGCACTTCGACTCGCTCAGGCCGCCCGGTTGCCAGGGGGCGGTGAATCCTGTGCTGTGTCCACCGAGTTCCTGGTGGTCACTCCAAGCTGGGTGTTCCGTTCGAGTGATGAGTCATTTCCGTTACCGATAGAGGCGGAGGGAACAACTCTCTCTTGTCATCCCTACGTCCTTGGCCTCTGTTTCCGAGTGTAATCACGGTTGCAAACTGCACAAGCAAAAGTTTGCCTGCAACGAACCGATTCTGGCAAACGACTGGTTTTGCTTGCCAGTGCCGCGAGCGACAAGTTACAATTAAGTGCTACGAAAAACCGGTTTCCGTCGCTAGCGGGGGGAACCATTGTTCTCGCCTAACGCTTGGTGCCTTGCGGGGCCTTCAACCATTGCAACCGGAGCAATCCCTGCGATGCTTCAGACAACCACAAACGCACGCCTTGCTGGTATGCTTTTGGTGTTGCTCTCTGCGATGCTCGCGAGTTCTTCGCTCGCGCGAGAACCACTCGACGAAACAAGGCTCTTGGGAGCACCCGGCCCGGCCACGCAGTCGCGCAACTCGCCGATCACCGTGCAATGGCAAGACGTTCCGGTTCGCGAAGCGTTGGAGCGATTAGCACAGTCGCAACGGTTATCCGTGTGGGTCGATCGACGCATCGATCCCACGCAACGCATCACGCTGAGTGCCCGTCGCACCCCGCTCGGCGAGTTCTTTAATCTCGCTACCGAGCAGGCCGAAGCCAAGGCCATCGCGGTTGGCGGTTTCTACTACGTGGGACCTCCTTCCAGTGTTGAAGAAATTCGAACTTTGCTAGCACGCGGGTACGAACAAACCAACCAGCTGGCTTACGCGCCGCGCAATGCGATGCTTCGCCGACGATCGTTCGAGATCGCGCGACTTGCGACCCCTCGCGACCGGATCGAACAAATTGGCTCGCAAGCCAACGTGTCGATCACCGGCACCACGCAGGTGCCACACGACCTGTGGCAAGCCAACAAAATGCCATCGCTTCCGCTGGCCGAACAACTCACGTTGCTGCTCGTTGGTTTCGATCTCACCTGGCAAGCTGCCGACAATGGAAGCTCCATCGAGATCGTCCCCATCGAACTCCCAGTCACGGTGCATCATCCGTACGACAACCAACACATCGAGCAACTTGCATCGGAAGTTCGCGAGCAGCTCACCATCACTCCAGGCGACGACCGCCAACACGTGTGGGTAGCCGCCTCCGTGGAGTTGCACGAACAGCTCCTCGGCAAAGCGAACCAACCCCGCGAGCAGGCACCTCAGCAGCCGCGCGGGAGCAAGCAGGTTTACACGCTCCGTGTCGCCCAGCAGCCGGTCGGCAAAATCGTCCAGGCGCTCGCTCGGCAACTCGGCAAACAGCTCGAAGTCGACCCAGCGGTGACCGACGACATGCTCGCCAAGCGGGTGTCGTTTGAAGTCGACCAGGCCGACCTCGACGAACTGCTGACCGCCGCCTGCCAACCAGCAGGCCTGCAAGCAGAACTCGCCGGCGACACCATCCGACTCTCGGCTGCGGCTAACTGACGATTCGGCCGCTGGGATAATAGATTCCCAATTTACTCATCGATGGGAAAATTGAATCTTCGCCCAAGCTACAAAACCAGTGGTTTTCGCGCTGGAATAGATTCCCATTTCCAAAAACGCATCGAGTGGGAATCTATTTCTTGGGTGGGAATAAAACGCAAGTCGTTGATAGGTAACAGGTTGCATTAACACCTCCGCGATAGTTGCCCAAAATAGATTCCCATGCGTGGGAAAGTATTTTGGGAGGGGACGGATTGGAGATCTGGGATTGCGGATTGCGGAATGGGAATAAGCGGATGTCATCTTGAAGGAGCTTCCGGCGACCGAAAGATCTCAGCCAGCCATTTCGAACGCGCTATCAACGAGCGCCGCGTAGGGTGGGTCCAGGAGCTTCCAGCGACGCAGCCCCACCAATCGCATTACCCACACGCGCAGCAGTGAACGCCAGCGCAAGGGCCATCGCGGTCAGAGACCGCTCCTACAGCGCTTGCCTGGTGAATGGCCTAGCTAGTTTTCATGTTCACTCGGTTACATCTTTCCATCCTCCAACAACGGACTACTGACCACTAACAACGTACCAACTACACATGTCCATTAGAACACCATAGGTGGCCAATTCCCAGCGAAAACTGGAGCATTAAGAAAAATCGTTTAGCCCTCGACTTTACCCTCCGCTGGCGGAGGGTCGGGCTATCAGGCCCGGGGAGGTGGGAAGCGGAAAACGCCCCTCACTGTTTCAAATCCGACTTCGGGTAGCACCGATAGCTGCGCGCACTACGCATTGCCACTCCGCAAAAACGCACCCCGCCCAGTTGTCGGTGGGCGAAGCCCAAGAGGTCGAGAGGCGACCCCATCCGCGTTCATCCGTGGCGAGAACGAAACCTTTCCTAACGTCCTAGACCACGCACTACCGCAGATCTGTAGCCGGGGTACGTTGGCTTGCTTGGTTCTTCGAGGTCGTGACTCCCCCACCAAGCATCCAGAACACTGCTGGTGATGGATAACATGGCGGATCATCAACAAGCCGTTGCTACTGCCATGCGATCTGGAAAGGCTGTCGGTGGCACGCTAGTAGCGGCACCGGAAAAGTGGAAGTCTTGCAGTGCCACTCCGCTGTAACTTCTTGGCACTAGTGACAATTATTAGTTTGCCTCTGTGCCCGACTAGAGAGATCGAATGTCTAGGCTACGGAAGCAACTAACGGAAATTCTTAAAAATATGAGGAAATACGAAACCACATGCGCTAAGCAAGAAGGCACAAACAAGCACCACATACCACACATTGATGAGCCCTCCCAAGCAACATGACGACAGCGCAATATACACAACGACCCCGATTACGGCACCATGGAAGGCTCCTGCCAGTGCAGACAAGCACCGTGCCAACACTGTCGGACCATTGCGGTCTTTGCTCGTTGCCCACGAGTACTCCCACAAAAGGCTAGTTACGAGGATTGCAAATGGACCCCAAAAGTTCTGATATACATTTACGGCCAATCCAAAAACACAGACAACGGTTGTCAAAATTAGCAGGAACCGCACATTATATCGTAGTTTGCTCAAAACACTCTCATTCAGAGATTGGGAGCTACATGCTCAATCACCTTCCAGGTCTGGCAGTCCGATTACCCATGGGTGATTCCATTTACCGTCCTTCCAAAGATCAGACTTAGCGCCGCGTGCCACGGGCTTCGCCCGTGAGAACAACTCCGTTGGATCACCACCATTGGCAAAGTGTTCCCCGGAGCAGTACAGGCTCCCCTTACTTCAGCAGTTTACACAACAAACCATCCCGCCAGCAAACACTGGCGCAGCCCATTGGCACCCAGGACAAAACACTACTCTGGAATACCTAAAGTGCATGCAGTTCACCGACTGGCCCGTGCGTCGTCTATTCGCAAACGTTCCACGCACTCAGAAATGCCAAGCCCAGGGAATCAGCAAAGCGGCGACGCCGGCTAGTAGCAGGTTGAGCGGGGCACCCACGCGCAGGTAGTCGCCGAAGCGATAACCGCCCGGCCCGTAGACCATGAGATTGGTCTGGTAGCCAATCGGAGTCATAAAACTGGCCGAGGCGGCCAACGCAAGGGCCATGAGGAATGGCCGCGAATCGACTTCGAGCAGCGCGGCAGTTTCAAGACAGATGGGAAACAGCAAAATGGCAATCGCGTTGTTGGTAATCAGTTCGGTGAGAATCGACGCGAGCAAGTAGATGCACAACAAGGCCGCGATCGGCCCGAAGCCCCGGGTCGCCTCGACGAGACCGCTCGCCACCTGTCCGGCGACCCCCGAGTTCTCCAGCGCGATACCCACGGCAAACGCCGAGGCAATGGTAACGAGCACCTGCCATTCAATGCTGCTGCGAGCTTCGCTGGCCGAGATGCATCCGGTGAGCACCATCGCCACGGCAACCAACGCGGCCGCAATCAGGGTGTCGACGATGCCGGTGGCCATCAGCACGATCAGCAGGCAGAGTAGGATGCCGGCTATCCACGCGCGATGGCTGCGGAACGGGCGGTAATCGTCGACATCGCTTACCAGATAAAACGCTGGATCGTTGCGGTACGCCCGCGCAAAGTGGGGAGGAGTTTGTAGCAGCAGCGTATCGCCCGCCTGCAAACGAATATCGCCCAGCTTGCTTTCGATGCGGCTCCCTCCGCGATGCGCGGCCACCACCACCGCTCCGTAGGCAGCGCGAAAATCGGCCTCGCGAATCGTCCGCCCTACGAGCCGCGAACTATCAGACACTACAACTTCGGCCAGGCGTCGGTGCGACTGCTCGCGAGCGGTATCGCCCGAGAGTCCATCGGCCATCGGCACCAGCCCGGGAATCTTCTGCAGTTCCACGACGCTCGAGATGATGCCTGCAAACACCAAGCGGTCGCTCGCCTGCAACACCTCGTCGGGGCTGGCCGGCGAGAGCAAATCGCCGGTGCGTTCGATTTCGATCAAGTACAGCCCATGCAGATTACGCAGCCCTGCCGACTCGACGGTCTTGCCCAACAACTTGCTGCCAGGTTGCACGAGCATCTCGACAACATACTCGCGGCGGGAGTTGCCAAGCTGCTCGAGCAGTTCGGTGCGTTCGGGCAGCAGTCGCCGCCCGATGGTGAGCATATAGATGACTCCGACCACCGCGTACGGTAGCCCCACCGCTCCCAGTTCGAACAGCCCCATGCCTGGCAACCCATGCTGGAGCATCAAACCATGCACCACCAAGTTGGTCGAGGTACCGATGAGCGTGCAGGTGCCACCGAGGATGGCGAGGTACGAGAGCGGAATGAGCAGCTTCGAGGGACTCACCCGACGTTGGCGACACCAGTCGACCACCACCGGCATGAGCATGGCCACGATCGGCGTGTTGTTCAGAAATGCCGACGAAGGAATCACGACCGCTGCGAGTCGCTTGAGCACGCTCCGATCGTCGGACGACGACCCCAACAACCGCATGCCGACATGGTTGAGCACCCCGGTTTCACGCAGCCCCGCGGCAACAACAAACAGGAAGCCCACGGTCAGCATGCCGGTGTTCGAGAAGCCGGCGACCGCCTCTTTGGTAGTGATCACCCCCGTGAGCGCCAGGATGGCCGCGCCCATGACGAACAGCAAATCGGGCGGGGCGAGGTTACGTAGCAACGCCACGAACATCGCCAGCACAACGGCAACCGTGATCCAAGCATCCAACCCCATCGCGTCATGCCTACGAACGTGGTCCTCTAAAATCCGATAGCACGGGCAAATCGCCCCGCGCAGCCCGGTGATACCCTATGACCCAAGTCATGACGGAAACACCGAGCTAACGACTATTTTGGCAATCGGCGCGCAGGCTGACTATCCGGGATCGGCCGAAGTTAGAAGGACCCTTCGCAGCGGAGCAGGTTCGCGACTGCGGTCGCTTTCCCCCGAGGAGGGGACTGCTGGCAGGCAAACTACGCCTTGGGGGGCTTTAGAAGTCTGACCAGCGAGTCTTTGATAGTCGATTCAATTTGCCCCTTAAACATCATCGCGGCGATCGGAATGTTGCCTTTTACCGTCACATATTCGTCGTCCACGAGCCCCTCGCCGGTCACGTTCATGCCGAGGGTCTTGAACGAAAACTGCATGCGATCGCCGTCGAAGGTTTGTTCGAGGTTCTTGATCTTGTCGGAGTACTTCGCACTGATCCCCTCGAGCAGATAGCGGATCTTAGTCGAGGCTTCCTCTTTGGTCGTGTAGTGAGGCACCGAAACGTTAAACTGGGGCATTACGAAGCGTCTCCAAGCGGTCGGGCGGATGCGTCGGGGCAAAGGCCCCGCACGTCAGGGTAGGGGGGAGGCCCAAACCATTTAACATAATGGATCGGTGCGAAACCGCCCAGGCAGTTCGAGCCGCGGCGGGAAAATAGACCCCTTGAAGAGATGGCCCAAGCGCAGATAATGGGAACTTCCTGTGGCGGGCCGAAATCGCACGCGATTCGCCCACCAGCAGTGTCCCGCCCCGTTCGTCTAGTGGCCTAGGACACCGCCCTCTCACGGCGGCGACAGGGGTTCGACTCCCCTACGGGGTACTCTGTAAGCTTGTACACCTCGGGATTCACGCGATTCCCGGGGTTTTTTTATGCTTTGGCTGTCGTTGCTTCCGGTCACTTCCGCTATCTCCGGTGTGTTCCGCAACGATTCTGCAACGTTTTCCGGCTCACTGCTGGTGGCTCGCTTGAAGTCCTCATCGGTCACCTGCCAATAGTGTGCTTGTCGGCGACCTTGGTGCTGTGCCCCAGCCAGGTAGCGGCCACGTGCCCGGGATGCTCTTTGGCAAGTTCGGTGGCTCTGGTTGCCCGCATGTTCTGAAAAAGCTTCGGCCAAGCTACTAGCCCGGCTCTCTTGATGATTCGTAGCAACTGAGTTCGCAGGTTGGAATTGGAATCTCGGTAGCGGGTAATTACCGGCAGCTCGCTGGTTGGCTGAGCTTCGGGGGTAAAGTCCTCGGAATCGATCAACTCTTGCCAAGCTGCCTCAAGGTAAGGCTGCAGCTGCGGAAACAGTGGCATAATCCGCTCTTCGTGGCCATCGTGGTGGGCGGTCTTGGGGCTCCTGACGCGGATTCTCTTGCGTTTCCAATCCACATCGCCCCAAGTTAGGGCCAGATGCTCCGACGGGCAGCGCAGCCCGCCGTACCGGCTCAGGGCGATGATGAGCTTCCACTGCGTGTCGGGGCATGCTTCGAGCATGGCGTCCGCCTCTTCGCTCGTGACGAAGTAATCACGCTTGCGATTGGCGGTTACGCTTGTTGCCTTCATGTCGGCAAATGGGCTTTCGTCAATCACTCGTCGCCGAACCGCGTCGCGAAAGAATTGCTTCGCTCGTCCGCACGTTCTGCGTACCGTGTTTTCCTCCAAGCCTTTCGCGATCAAGCTTCGCCGGAAGTCGTCCGCATCGCCCGGCGTGATGCTATCTAGGTCGCGGTCAACGGAAAAGAACTCGACCAGATGCCCGCGAGCCACTTTCAAGTTGATGATTGTCCGCGGTTTCAGTTCTTCCGATCGCTTCGAAATGTAGCCATCAATGAAGGCCCCCAGTTTGGGCACCGCGGTCTGGGGCTTGGTGGCAACCCTGGGCGCACAGAGTTCGTACTTGGCCAACCGGTCCCGCAGCGAGTTATCGATTCGAGCAAGCCAGTCGGCAGTAGGTCCGTCGAGGATGCTCCCCGATCGCTTGGTAGATAGCAGGTTTTCGATGTGCCCCTTGGCGGCCTCGGCTTGCTTCTTGGTCAGTTGTCCAAGTGGAAACGTCGGCCGGTTCCGCTCCCCGATGTTCACTTGAACCGAGTAGCGGGGTTTGCCGGTCCTCTTCGACGTGGTCTTAATCAAACTAGCCATAGTGGTGCCTTTCGATTGTGCGGCATTCTCAGGCCGCGATATTCAACAGGTCTCAGGGGTCGGGTCAACCGCTTCCGTGCGATCCTGGGGCATCCTGTGGCTGCCTTTTTGGCAAAGAGCCCCGCCGCGGACGGAACCGCGACGAGGCGGAACTACTCACTTTCCGAACCACGCCAGCACACCAGCCAGTCCCGCTGCAATGCTGGTACGCTCCGGCTTAAATAGCAATTGGTCGGCTCGTTTCTCTTGAGAGTACCGAGGATCGATGTAGCTTGCTCTTGTTACTTCGTCGGACGAATGCCCCAAGCTTTCGGTCGCGTCGCCACCAGCACGATGCAACCAAGTGGCGTGAGTCTTCCGCAGCCGGTGGAACTTGGAGTCGCGGCCTGACGGTAGCCCGGCGTCCTCCAGGATTCTCCCGTATGCTTTCCATAGCGTGCTGGGGTCGCCATACATGAAAACCTTGTCGCTGCCAGGCA containing:
- a CDS encoding polyhydroxyalkanoic acid system family protein, giving the protein MPQFNVSVPHYTTKEEASTKIRYLLEGISAKYSDKIKNLEQTFDGDRMQFSFKTLGMNVTGEGLVDDEYVTVKGNIPIAAMMFKGQIESTIKDSLVRLLKPPKA
- a CDS encoding tyrosine-type recombinase/integrase encodes the protein MASLIKTTSKRTGKPRYSVQVNIGERNRPTFPLGQLTKKQAEAAKGHIENLLSTKRSGSILDGPTADWLARIDNSLRDRLAKYELCAPRVATKPQTAVPKLGAFIDGYISKRSEELKPRTIINLKVARGHLVEFFSVDRDLDSITPGDADDFRRSLIAKGLEENTVRRTCGRAKQFFRDAVRRRVIDESPFADMKATSVTANRKRDYFVTSEEADAMLEACPDTQWKLIIALSRYGGLRCPSEHLALTWGDVDWKRKRIRVRSPKTAHHDGHEERIMPLFPQLQPYLEAAWQELIDSEDFTPEAQPTSELPVITRYRDSNSNLRTQLLRIIKRAGLVAWPKLFQNMRATRATELAKEHPGHVAATWLGHSTKVADKHTIGR
- the rho gene encoding transcription termination factor Rho; protein product: MSKRNKSNRYRGRNNNNSNNNNNNGSGGRRYNRNRNRGGGRRGTAVVENLDQSFPDDGTPLPLTPGSGVLEMHPNGYGFLRDPGTNFTRERSDPFVPGTMIEKYGLREGLLLQGMVQRHRKGQGPRLKELLDVDGLAPEDYVGMKNFDELTPITPEEWFRLETGPEPLSTRVIDLLAPLGKGQRALIVAPPRTGKTVLMQQLSQAVSTNYPEVSMMMLLVDERPEEVTDMRRSVNGEVFASSLDQDVESHVRLSQLTIERCKRLAEMGKDVFLLMDSITRLARAFNKWVGNTGRTMSGGVDIKAMDIPKKLFATARAFEEGGSLTIVGTALIDTGSRMDDLIFQEFKGTGNMELVLDRKLADRRVWPSIDLDQSGTRREEKLLPPETLHAATMLRRTLSSMHHIDAMEQLTSKLGKYKSNEEFVSLIKGAAVD
- a CDS encoding SLC13 family permease, producing MGLDAWITVAVVLAMFVALLRNLAPPDLLFVMGAAILALTGVITTKEAVAGFSNTGMLTVGFLFVVAAGLRETGVLNHVGMRLLGSSSDDRSVLKRLAAVVIPSSAFLNNTPIVAMLMPVVVDWCRQRRVSPSKLLIPLSYLAILGGTCTLIGTSTNLVVHGLMLQHGLPGMGLFELGAVGLPYAVVGVIYMLTIGRRLLPERTELLEQLGNSRREYVVEMLVQPGSKLLGKTVESAGLRNLHGLYLIEIERTGDLLSPASPDEVLQASDRLVFAGIISSVVELQKIPGLVPMADGLSGDTAREQSHRRLAEVVVSDSSRLVGRTIREADFRAAYGAVVVAAHRGGSRIESKLGDIRLQAGDTLLLQTPPHFARAYRNDPAFYLVSDVDDYRPFRSHRAWIAGILLCLLIVLMATGIVDTLIAAALVAVAMVLTGCISASEARSSIEWQVLVTIASAFAVGIALENSGVAGQVASGLVEATRGFGPIAALLCIYLLASILTELITNNAIAILLFPICLETAALLEVDSRPFLMALALAASASFMTPIGYQTNLMVYGPGGYRFGDYLRVGAPLNLLLAGVAALLIPWAWHF
- a CDS encoding thioredoxin family protein; this translates as MLYKYLPIIALLMAPSALVVAQSTSAITWQKDLDAARAMAERDQKLLLVHFYNDNCSPCRMLDATVFNQPTVAGAVHSHYVPVKLNTNDFPATAERFGITRVPTDVVITPQGQVIKRMISPATPMDYITQTSSLAQEHHRQMARNLVNKAQVAGTSQPASAAIAAFPVQGDNNSFTNQPVAGAPSVTSNPHALMAMPAANQVAQQTQQTAAAPRIEVTPIDVPNPYTTPAQPAAPPQPPVSQVAMAEPAQVPAVPSATPPAAPAQTPAAAQPAVASAAPQLPAGSPPVGFFGYCPVTMKNEGRWQKGDVQWGCYHRGRTYLFASQAARDQFFANGDAYAPALSGIDPVAAIDSGRVVEGKSSYLLECGGQLYLFESEENLAKFSSQADRYVAGIRQAMAQAPTGQTLR
- a CDS encoding tetratricopeptide repeat protein codes for the protein MESQSSRAPILVKYYHEYLDQQDSATFIHRVARRYTCATLERISAMGDRIARRGAILAIGFMGDYSSNAIMGRALIDRDRGVRTIAENGIRDIWCRVGSREQRLTLRTIIRLNQTKNYERAIDLSTELIHESPWIAEAWCQRGTAYYHLGQYDAAIRDSHQALEINPYHFTSAAGMGQCYMLLDNPVSALEAFRRALRLNPSMEEVRAQVIQLQKTIKGEG